Proteins found in one Megachile rotundata isolate GNS110a unplaced genomic scaffold, iyMegRotu1 scaffold0604, whole genome shotgun sequence genomic segment:
- the LOC143266413 gene encoding uncharacterized protein LOC143266413, producing the protein MRCREASKSTYVQNDLFSEVEEAYLDAAAKIDQLVEELPNAGAAGGAPNPLSILSQPHLPKIQLPTFSGNPLEWESFRDLFRSLVHDVPHLSNTKKLLYLKSSLSGEALEVIQNTPITEAGYEGAWEDLEVRYGNTRLLSFAHHRAILTCPPAQRQSTSELKRLLDTFRQTIRAYSALKKPVTAWDEWFMFLLSQKLDRTTHLAWETSLAKSREIPSFQQLADFLENRIQALDAAQIPESLIRSSPQVKDVAPKIKGESSVKKTHSTIYAASAKNLTSRKCLSCSGTHNISYCTKFKALSASKRKDRAIQLKACLNCLNAGHEMAKCPSQQGCLACGKRHHTLLHEAMLLPGSTVSHASTVQRPSEDEDLFRATTCTSSATNRGIALLATARVKVEAPSGDSIEIRALLDTGSDTSLVSQWVVQTLRLPRRAVQVAISGVQDREAGAATSEVQFSVRSKLQKDFTLPVRALVLQRLTSLIPSQQMDNTNWHHLRGVTLADPGFGTPSRVDLILGADVCGALFLDQTRSGQPGTPVGKLTPFGWVLLGPTSRRQAGIGSVARTYHCHCDDTTEQLLQRFWEVEELPNRSPLSPEEENCERHFKDTHSRDESGRYCVRLPFKQDPSSALTSTRAMALKFLLSCERRLASNSQLAEGYRAFMGEYLDLDHMEPVMDLEKKTNAYYLPHHAVVKRHDPSAKLRVVFNASFPTSTGNSLNDCLCTGPKLQADLWLVLTRWRLFRNVFTSDIVKMYRQIRVHTLDRQWQRILWRKNPDEPVQDYDLSTVTYGTSCAPFLALRVLQQLAEDEKGRFPSGAIVIKRHTYVDDILAGADDEGLLQELKKEVVAIFEAGAFHLAKWASNTPSLQEKGQSKECLFQEASGIGTLGVLWSPKTDSFSLRVNLPANPSARYTKRRILSEVASLFDPLGWAALVLIFAKVLMQDLWILGVEWDQDLPQKLQTSWVDPFYEWPSRARVAWLLRRVSKGLRGCCLLASGPGRSYFHYVIGGQNQSGTGENNKHSALGTLRGGPPGQADRPSEARTRHTCSHNSMDGFHGDAALDKGPRISLEAICGSSSGVSPILRLP; encoded by the exons ATGCGGTGCAGGGAGGCATCGAAGTCAACCTACGTGCAGAATGATCTCTTTTCGGAAGTTGAAGAGGCCTATCTTGACGCCGCTGCAAAAATAGATCAACTGGTAGAGGAACTCCCCAACGCGGGCGCCGCGGGGGGAGCTCCTAATCCCTTATCTATTCTCTCGCAACCTCATCTGCCGAAAATTCAACTACCTACGTTTTCAGGCAACCCACTGGAATGGGAGAGTTTTCGCGATTTGTTCAGGAGTCTAGTACACGACGTTCCGCACCTGTCCAACACCAAGAAACTTCTATACCTGAAGTCCAGCTTGTCCGGCGAAGCGTTGGAGGTCATCCAAAACACTCCCATCACGGAAGCGGGGTACGAAGGAGCATGGGAAGACCTCGAGGTCCGGTACGGAAACACCAGGCTGCTGTCCTTCGCCCATCACCGAGCCATCCTGACATGCCCACCAGCTCAACGGCAATCGACGTCGGAATTGAAGCGCCTGTTGGACACCTTCAGGCAGACCATTCGAGCCTATTCAGCATTGAAGAAACCTGTAACGGCGTGGGACGAGTGGTTCATGTTTTTATTAAGTCAGAAACTTGACAGAACCACTCACTTGGCCTGGGAGACGTCCCTCGCGAAAAGCCGAGAAATCCCGTCCTTCCAGCAATTGGCGGATTTCCTCGAGAACCGGATACAGGCTTTGGACGCTGCTCAGATCCCGGAATCGTTGATCAGATCCTCCCCGCAAGTCAAAGACGTTGCGCCTAAAATTAAAGGAGAGTCGAGCGTGAAAAAGACACACTCAACGATCTACGCAGCATCGGCAAAAAATCTGACATCTCGGAAGTGCCTCTCCTGCAGCGGAACCCACAACATAAGCTACTGCACAAAATTCAAAGCACTCTCCGCCTCGAAGCGAAAGGATCGAGCCATTCAATTAAAGGCGTGTCTCAATTGCCTAAACGCAGGCCATGAAATGGCGAAATGCCCTTCGCAACAGGGTTGTCTGGCGTGCGGGAAGCGTCACCACACGTTACTCCACGAGGCGATGCTTCTCCCTGGGTCAACGGTGTCTCACGCATCGACGGTACAACGGCCATCCGAGGATGAAGATCTCTTCAGGGCCACTACATGTACGTCATCTGCCACAAACCGGGGAATTGCGCTACTCGCCACCGCGAGGGTCAAGGTGGAGGCGCCATCGGGGGACTCCATTGAAATTCGGGCGCTGCTGGATACCGGCTCCGACACGTCCCTCGTAAGCCAATGGGTCGTCCAAACTCTACGCTTGCCACGGCGGGCGGTTCAAGTGGCCATCTCGGGGGTGCAGGATAGGGAAGCCGGCGCAGCAACCAGTGAGGTTCAATTTTCGGTGCGCTCCAAGCTACAAAAGGACTTCACACTTCCCGTCCGCGCCCTGGTGCTCCAGCGTCTGACCTCGCTGATACCGTCCCAGCAGATGGACAACACAAATTGGCATCATCTACGCGGCGTTACACTGGCTGATCCTGGTTTCGGTACACCTTCCCGAGTGGATCTTATACTCGGCGCGGACGTTTGTGGAGCTCTCTTCCTGGACCAAACTCGAAGCGGACAGCCAGGTACCCCAGTGGGAAAATTAACGCCTTTCGGTTGGGTTTTACTAGGTCCCACCTCCAGACGCCAGGCTGGGATTGGTTCTGTCGCTCGGACGTATCATTGTCATTGCGACGACACCACGGAACAACTACTCCAACGATTTTGGGAAGTGGAGGAACTTCCCAATCGATCGCCCTTGTCGCCCGAGGAGGAGAATTGCGAACGCCATTTCAAGGACACGCACTCCCGAGATGAAAGCGGTCGGTACTGCGTACGCTTACCTTTCAAGCAGGATCCCAGCAGCGCTTTGACGTCGACGCGAGCTATGGCTTTAAAATTCCTGTTGAGCTGCGAGCGTCGATTGGCCTCCAACTCCCAACTGGCGGAGGGTTATCGGGCCTTTATGGGGGAATACCTCGACCTCGACCACATGGAGCCCGTCATGGATTTAGAGAAGAAGACCAACGCCTATTACCTGCCGCATCACGCCGTGGTGAAGCGCCACGACCCTTCGGCCAAGCTGCGCGTCGTCTTCAACGCCTCATTTCCAACATCTACGGGAAATTCTCTAAATGACTGTTTGTGCACGGGCCCGAAACTTCAAGCGGATCTGTGGCTCGTACTTACTCGCTGGAGACTATTCCGAAACGTATTCACCTCGGATATCGTCAAAATGTATCGCCAGATTAGGGTGCACACTCTGGACCGACAATGGCAACGCATCCTGTGGAGGAAAAACCCAGATGAACCAGTTCAAGATTACGATTTATCTACAGTCACTTACGGGACATCCTGTGCTCCGTTTCTGGCCCTTCGGGTGCTTCAGCAGCTGGCCGAAGACGAGAAAGGAAGGTTTCCATCGGGGGCAATCGTTATCAAGCGTCACACCTACGTTGACGACATACTGGCGGGGGCGGACGACGAGGGACTGCTGCAGGAGTTAAAAAAGGAGGTCGTCGCCATCTTCGAGGCAGGGGCGTTCCACTTGGCGAAATGGGCTTCCAACACCCCGAGTCTGCAAGAAAAGGGTCAGTCCAAAGAATGTCTCTTCCAGGAGGCCTCTGGAATCGGGACGCTTGGGGTGCTCTGGAGCCCCAAAACCGATTCATTTTCACTCCGGGTGAACTTACCCGCAAACCCGTCCGCTCGATATACCAAGAGGCGAATTCTGTCCGAAGTGGCCAGTCTGTTCGACCCGCTAGGATGGGCTGCACTGGTGCTTATTTTCGCCAAGGTCTTGATGCAGGATCTCTGGATACTCGGCGTGGAGTGGGACCAGGACCTGCCACAAAAGTTGCAAACCTCTTGG GTGGACCCATTTTACGAGTGGCCATCAAGAGCTCGAGTTGCATGGCTTTTGCGACGCGTCTCAAAGGGCTTACGCGGCTGCTGTCTACTTGCGAGTGGTCCGGGGAGAAGCTATTTTCACTACGTTATTGGTGGCCAAAACCAAAGTGGCACCGGTGAAAACAATAAGCATTCCGCGCTTGGAACTCTGCGGGGCGGTCCTCCTGGCCAAGCTGATCGTCCAAGTGAAGCAAGGACTCGACATACCTGCTCCCATAACAGCATGGACGGATTCCACGGTGACGCTGCACTGGATAAAGGGCCACGCATCTCTCTGGAAGCCATTTGTGGCTCATCGAGTGGCGTCAGTCCAATCCTGCGTCTCCCCTGA
- the LOC143266414 gene encoding uncharacterized protein LOC143266414, with the protein MVKIFRQRVVRDTSPLSGSGSGTLHVGSPIRKCPGVSADKSEGSSESGCNGLEFTHASIWQRSVDISSKAPEVRRVGGNEFPVRPVCCEQSGGLFVEFRRAAEHGSQFPVRAMENGAIVAPHGGTAASSPHKSSESRDKRC; encoded by the exons ATGGTTAAAATTTTTCGCCAACGCGTTGTTAGGGATACATCACCGCTTTCCGGTTCGGGTTCGGGGACGTTGCACGTCGGCTCCCCGATAAGAAAGTGTCCGGGTGTGAGCGCCGACAAGTCCGAAGGATCATCCGAAAGCGGTTGTAACGGTCTGGAGTTCACGCACGCTTCTATCTGGCAGAGGAGTGTGGACATTTCTTCAAAG GCCCCCGAAGTGCGGAGAGTAGGGGGGAATGAATTTCCAGTCCGTCCCGTCTGTTGCGAGCAAAGCGGCGGCCTCTTTGTAGAATTTCGACGCGCTGCTGAACATGGATCGCAATTCCCTGTCCGCGCCATGGAAAACGGTGCCATTGTCGCTCCACATGGTGGCACAGCGGCCTCTTCGCCCCACAAATCTTCGGAAAGCCGCGATAAACGATGCTGA